One Thomasclavelia spiroformis DSM 1552 DNA window includes the following coding sequences:
- a CDS encoding PulJ/GspJ family protein, protein MLKSKGMTLIETLLAFSIFVGSVVMIFSSYVSALKHYQSNNHEYYEYLKLQNNKELELWKTNQLDSSIEEVLH, encoded by the coding sequence ATGTTAAAGAGTAAAGGAATGACATTAATTGAAACATTATTAGCTTTTAGTATCTTTGTAGGCTCAGTAGTGATGATTTTTAGTAGCTATGTTAGTGCCTTGAAACATTATCAATCTAATAATCACGAATATTATGAATATTTAAAATTACAAAATAATAAGGAATTAGAATTATGGAAAACAAATCAATTAGATTCATCAATAGAAGAGGTTTTACATTAA
- a CDS encoding SpoIIIAH-like family protein, producing MNRQAITFLTLFSLILVLSIYYILLPPENTANQVSLNDQEVSQIEMMQKNLDKEREDLISKNNAIIASGKSNSDEIASALASISEAKETAALEKKITDIINNAGFKNAFVEVENKTIKVVVDKKNGKETDANNIIKAVMEKTNNEYQVEVKFISET from the coding sequence ATGAATAGACAAGCAATTACTTTTTTAACCTTATTTAGTCTAATTTTAGTACTTTCAATTTATTATATTCTTTTGCCTCCAGAAAATACTGCTAATCAAGTTTCTTTAAATGATCAGGAAGTTTCACAAATTGAAATGATGCAAAAAAATTTAGATAAAGAACGAGAAGATTTAATTAGTAAAAATAATGCAATTATTGCTTCTGGTAAAAGCAATAGTGATGAAATTGCTTCAGCCTTAGCTTCAATTAGTGAAGCTAAAGAAACGGCAGCTTTAGAAAAAAAGATTACTGATATTATTAATAATGCAGGATTTAAAAATGCCTTTGTAGAAGTGGAAAATAAAACAATTAAAGTAGTTGTAGATAAAAAAAATGGTAAGGAAACTGATGCTAACAATATTATTAAAGCAGTAATGGAAAAAACAAACAACGAATATCAAGTGGAAGTTAAGTTTATTAGTGAGACTTGA
- a CDS encoding flavin reductase, with translation MKISQDIHYIGVNDHQVDLFEGQYVVPNGMAYNSYVIMDEKIAVMDTVDINFTHEWLDNLDDALNGKTPDYLIVQHMEPDHSANILNFIKTYPDATIVANTKTFVMMDQFFDLDSSVKRLEVKNGETLSLGQHNLTFVFAPMVHWPEVMVTYDSKDKVLFSADGFGKFGANDVEEDWACEARRYYIGIVGKYGAQVQALLKKAATLDIQTICPLHGPVLTENLGYYLNLYNIWSSYGVESEGIVIAYTSVYGNTKKAVELLAEKLKEKGCPKVAIHDLARDDIAEAVEDAFRYGKLVLATTTYNADVFPFMKEFINHLTERNFQNRTVALIENGSWSPLANKTMKEMLSGCKNITFANNSVTIKSAVKNDTIEAIDKLSDELCQNYIAQSDDKANKHDMSALFKIGYGLYVVTSNDGKKDNGLIVNTVTQVSDSPNRVAVNINKQNYSHHVIKQTGKLNVNCLSVEAPFSVFERFGFQSGRTVDKFADFKPLYSDNGLAFLPRYINAFMSLEVENYVDLDTHGMFICKVSEARVMSDKETMSYNYYQDHVKPKPNTEGKKGFVCKICGYIYEGDTLPDDYICPLCKHGAIDFEPIEN, from the coding sequence ATGAAAATTTCACAAGATATTCATTATATTGGTGTAAATGATCACCAAGTTGATTTATTTGAAGGACAATATGTTGTGCCAAATGGAATGGCATACAATTCTTATGTAATCATGGATGAAAAAATTGCAGTAATGGATACTGTTGATATTAATTTTACCCATGAATGGTTAGATAATTTGGATGATGCATTAAATGGAAAAACTCCGGATTATTTGATTGTACAACACATGGAACCTGATCATTCAGCAAATATTTTAAATTTTATCAAAACGTATCCAGATGCAACTATTGTTGCAAATACAAAGACATTTGTAATGATGGATCAATTTTTTGATTTAGATTCATCAGTAAAAAGACTGGAAGTAAAAAATGGTGAAACATTATCTTTAGGTCAACATAATTTAACTTTTGTATTTGCACCAATGGTACATTGGCCAGAAGTTATGGTTACATATGATAGTAAAGACAAAGTATTATTTTCTGCAGATGGTTTTGGAAAATTTGGAGCTAATGATGTAGAAGAAGATTGGGCATGTGAAGCACGTCGTTATTATATTGGTATTGTTGGAAAATATGGTGCTCAAGTACAAGCTTTATTAAAAAAAGCGGCAACTTTAGATATACAGACAATTTGTCCATTGCATGGACCAGTTTTAACAGAAAATTTAGGATATTATTTAAATTTATATAATATTTGGTCATCATATGGTGTTGAAAGTGAAGGTATTGTTATTGCCTATACGTCAGTTTATGGAAACACTAAAAAAGCCGTTGAATTACTTGCTGAAAAATTAAAAGAAAAAGGTTGTCCAAAAGTTGCAATTCATGATTTAGCACGCGATGATATTGCTGAAGCGGTTGAAGATGCTTTCCGTTACGGTAAGTTAGTTTTAGCAACGACTACCTATAATGCAGATGTTTTCCCATTTATGAAAGAGTTTATTAATCATTTAACTGAAAGAAATTTCCAAAATCGTACAGTTGCTTTAATTGAAAATGGATCTTGGTCACCACTTGCTAATAAAACAATGAAAGAAATGCTTTCAGGATGTAAAAATATTACATTTGCAAACAACTCAGTAACAATTAAATCTGCAGTTAAAAATGATACAATTGAAGCTATTGATAAATTATCTGATGAATTATGCCAAAATTATATCGCTCAATCAGATGATAAAGCTAATAAACATGATATGAGCGCCCTATTTAAAATTGGTTATGGTTTATATGTTGTTACAAGTAATGATGGTAAAAAAGACAATGGTTTGATTGTAAACACTGTTACTCAAGTAAGCGATTCACCAAATCGTGTTGCAGTAAATATTAATAAACAAAACTATTCACATCACGTAATTAAACAAACTGGAAAACTTAATGTTAACTGTTTGTCTGTCGAAGCACCATTTAGTGTTTTTGAACGTTTTGGTTTCCAAAGTGGTAGAACAGTTGATAAATTTGCTGATTTCAAACCACTTTATTCAGATAATGGATTGGCATTTTTACCACGATATATTAATGCTTTTATGTCTTTAGAAGTAGAAAATTACGTTGATTTAGATACACATGGAATGTTCATTTGTAAAGTTAGTGAAGCTCGTGTAATGTCTGATAAAGAAACAATGAGTTATAATTATTATCAAGATCATGTTAAACCTAAACCAAATACAGAAGGAAAAAAAGGTTTTGTATGTAAGATTTGTGGATATATTTATGAAGGTGATACATTACCTGATGATTATATTTGTCCATTATGTAAACATGGTGCAATTGATTTTGAACCAATTGAAAATTAG
- a CDS encoding prepilin-type N-terminal cleavage/methylation domain-containing protein — MENKSIRFINRRGFTLIEVLFSLAICLLIVINVLPIVKIVTSKNNINVNTSFYAMGAKQVAKILYTARDIKVGGNLLYLDSDDKTYTLSLNKNRVVKEPGFDIIIRNVEELSFYRYDKNIYMCLNDGENEYHYLIATDYQLKNEEIIEDSSDETVE; from the coding sequence ATGGAAAACAAATCAATTAGATTCATCAATAGAAGAGGTTTTACATTAATTGAGGTATTATTTTCTTTAGCTATTTGCTTATTGATTGTAATCAATGTATTGCCAATCGTTAAAATAGTTACTAGTAAAAATAACATTAATGTTAATACTAGTTTTTATGCAATGGGAGCAAAACAAGTTGCTAAAATTTTATATACTGCAAGAGATATTAAAGTAGGCGGAAATTTATTATATTTAGATAGTGATGATAAAACATATACATTATCATTGAATAAAAATCGTGTTGTTAAAGAACCAGGGTTTGATATTATTATTAGAAATGTTGAAGAGTTAAGTTTTTATAGATATGATAAAAATATTTATATGTGTTTAAATGATGGTGAAAATGAATATCATTATTTAATTGCAACTGATTATCAGTTAAAAAATGAAGAGATTATTGAGGATAGTAGTGATGAAACAGTTGAATAA
- the comGC gene encoding competence type IV pilus major pilin ComGC: protein MKRKGFTLIEMIFCISVILIILLLVIPNVTSKNRVVKEKSCEAQVEVVNSQIVLYEIEHGHLPTSISDLTSGEHPYLTEKQITCPSGLKISIVDGQAYAN, encoded by the coding sequence ATGAAAAGAAAAGGATTTACGTTAATCGAAATGATCTTTTGTATTTCAGTCATTTTAATTATTTTATTACTTGTTATTCCTAACGTGACAAGTAAAAATCGGGTTGTTAAAGAAAAAAGCTGTGAAGCTCAAGTTGAAGTAGTCAACTCCCAAATAGTATTATACGAGATCGAGCATGGTCACTTGCCAACTAGTATTTCTGATTTAACATCGGGTGAACATCCGTATTTGACAGAAAAACAAATAACCTGCCCTAGTGGTTTAAAAATCTCTATTGTCGATGGTCAAGCTTATGCTAATTAA
- a CDS encoding PHP domain-containing protein, with protein MEKYIDLHMHSKYSDDGEFKPAELVEKCHKKNIKIMAIADHNSVKAIEESKKVANKLNITYIPAIEIDCTYKGIDLHVLGYGIDYHHEDFESLEKNILNQELKNSKEKIELTNNLGFDVDKEALKKLSASGVYTGEMFGEILLNDQRYLDHPLLKPYRKDGNRSDNPYVNFYWDYYAQGKPCYTKMIYPTLKETIELIKEHGGVTVLAHPGNNLKGKFEIFDEMVKLGLDGVEAFSNYHDKETVQYFYQAGLKHNMLITCGSDYHGKTKPAIELGECRCIIDEKEIEEQLKSYNLI; from the coding sequence ATGGAAAAATATATTGATTTACATATGCATTCTAAATATAGTGATGATGGTGAATTCAAACCAGCTGAACTAGTTGAAAAATGCCATAAAAAAAATATTAAAATTATGGCAATTGCTGATCACAATAGCGTGAAAGCAATAGAGGAATCTAAAAAAGTTGCTAATAAATTAAATATTACATATATTCCTGCAATTGAAATAGATTGTACTTATAAAGGTATTGATTTACATGTTTTAGGTTATGGAATTGATTATCATCATGAAGATTTTGAATCTTTAGAAAAAAATATTTTAAATCAAGAACTTAAAAACTCTAAAGAAAAGATTGAATTAACTAATAATTTAGGATTTGATGTTGACAAAGAAGCATTAAAGAAATTAAGCGCTAGTGGTGTATATACCGGTGAAATGTTTGGTGAAATTTTATTAAATGATCAACGTTATTTAGATCATCCTTTATTAAAACCATATCGAAAAGATGGTAACCGCAGTGATAATCCATATGTAAATTTTTATTGGGATTATTATGCTCAAGGTAAACCTTGTTATACAAAAATGATTTATCCAACTTTAAAAGAAACAATTGAATTAATAAAAGAACATGGGGGTGTTACTGTATTAGCACATCCTGGTAATAACTTAAAAGGAAAATTTGAAATATTTGATGAAATGGTAAAATTAGGTCTAGATGGTGTTGAAGCATTTAGCAATTATCATGATAAAGAAACTGTTCAATATTTTTATCAAGCGGGCTTAAAACATAATATGTTAATTACTTGCGGTAGTGATTATCATGGTAAAACTAAACCAGCGATTGAATTAGGTGAATGTCGATGTATAATCGATGAAAAAGAAATTGAAGAACAACTAAAAAGCTATAATCTAATATAA
- the efp gene encoding elongation factor P, whose product MISVGDLRPGTTFEYEGNLYVVLDYSHNKTARAAANIRIKMKNLRSGSTTEVTFGGNDKVKKAHVDKNKMQYLYNSGEALVFMDNETYEQIEIPADNLKWEINFLKESDEVEVTSYEGEVLGVSLPINVPFKVIETEPAVRGDTATGATKNAIIETGYQIKVPLFISEGEIVIVNTVDGKYQGRA is encoded by the coding sequence ATGATTAGTGTAGGAGATTTAAGACCAGGAACTACTTTTGAATATGAAGGTAACTTATATGTTGTATTAGATTATTCACATAATAAAACAGCTCGTGCAGCTGCAAATATTAGAATCAAAATGAAGAATTTAAGATCTGGTTCAACTACTGAAGTTACATTTGGTGGAAATGATAAAGTAAAAAAAGCACACGTTGATAAAAATAAAATGCAATATCTTTATAATTCTGGAGAAGCATTAGTTTTTATGGATAATGAAACTTATGAACAAATTGAAATTCCTGCTGATAATTTAAAATGGGAAATCAATTTCTTAAAAGAAAGTGATGAAGTTGAAGTAACTAGTTATGAAGGAGAAGTATTAGGAGTTTCTTTACCTATCAATGTTCCTTTCAAAGTTATTGAAACTGAACCAGCTGTAAGAGGTGATACAGCTACAGGAGCTACTAAAAATGCTATTATTGAAACAGGATATCAAATTAAAGTACCTTTATTTATTTCTGAAGGTGAAATTGTTATCGTAAATACAGTTGATGGTAAATATCAAGGTAGAGCATAA
- a CDS encoding ATPase, T2SS/T4P/T4SS family → MNDLFEKIINHAISYKTSDIHFLLKQQCIISFRQNGRLTQYDVLDYNVGIKLINYIRFKSNIDINYQLMPQTGHINYTYENKIYYLRVSSLPGKDIDSIVVRILNNHRNLSLDELTVFKDVKDFLNQIVKLNAGLFIVSGATGSGKSTTLYTLLDTINKFEQKNIVTLEDPIEIKKSYCLQIQINDKLGITYNNSLKQILRHDPDVIMIGEIRDEQTARLAITCALTGHLVLTTIHSSNCLTTIRRLLNLGILKIDVEDVLIGVMAQKILYQKSSHEPIILVEYLNRTMIKHFFKEGYVEYTTFKDNAKYLLDNDLVDQKQLTGVLYE, encoded by the coding sequence ATGAACGACTTATTTGAAAAAATAATAAATCATGCCATTTCATATAAAACATCAGATATTCATTTTTTATTAAAACAACAATGTATTATATCATTTAGACAAAATGGTCGTTTAACTCAATATGATGTACTCGATTATAATGTAGGAATAAAATTAATTAATTATATTCGATTTAAATCTAATATTGATATTAATTACCAGTTAATGCCACAAACCGGACATATAAACTATACATATGAAAACAAAATATATTATCTGCGGGTTTCTAGTTTACCTGGAAAAGATATCGATAGTATTGTTGTTCGTATATTAAATAATCATCGTAATTTGTCATTAGATGAACTTACTGTTTTTAAAGATGTAAAAGATTTTTTAAATCAAATCGTAAAACTAAATGCTGGTTTATTTATTGTAAGTGGTGCAACTGGTTCAGGAAAATCAACAACATTATATACATTATTAGATACAATAAATAAGTTTGAACAAAAAAATATTGTAACATTAGAAGATCCAATTGAAATAAAAAAATCATATTGTCTACAAATTCAAATCAACGATAAATTAGGAATTACATACAATAACTCATTAAAACAAATTCTTCGTCATGATCCTGATGTCATTATGATTGGTGAAATTCGTGATGAACAAACAGCTAGATTAGCAATAACTTGTGCTTTAACTGGTCATTTAGTTTTAACTACGATTCATTCTAGTAATTGCCTTACAACAATTCGTAGATTGTTAAATTTAGGGATCTTAAAAATTGATGTCGAAGATGTATTAATTGGGGTAATGGCACAAAAAATACTTTATCAAAAAAGCTCACATGAACCAATTATTTTAGTTGAATATTTAAATCGAACAATGATCAAACATTTTTTTAAAGAAGGATATGTTGAATATACTACTTTTAAAGACAATGCTAAATATTTATTAGACAATGATTTGGTTGATCAAAAACAGTTAACAGGAGTTTTGTATGAATGA
- a CDS encoding Asp23/Gls24 family envelope stress response protein has translation MSQEYYSVEKETNLGTLNIGLNVFQSIIIETVKAMNGICFEGNMINMPGNSPINVRLNKNNQVIVDVAILIDYGLNVTTTTTALQNKIIQSCFEMTGIKNIKVNIEIKGINF, from the coding sequence ATGAGTCAAGAATATTATTCAGTCGAAAAAGAAACAAATTTAGGTACTTTAAATATTGGTTTAAATGTATTTCAGTCAATAATCATTGAAACTGTAAAAGCAATGAATGGTATATGCTTTGAAGGGAATATGATCAACATGCCTGGAAATTCCCCAATAAACGTGCGTCTTAACAAAAATAATCAAGTTATTGTTGATGTAGCAATACTAATTGATTATGGATTAAACGTTACAACCACAACTACTGCATTACAAAATAAAATTATTCAAAGTTGTTTTGAAATGACAGGAATTAAAAATATTAAAGTTAATATTGAAATTAAAGGTATAAATTTTTAA
- a CDS encoding M18 family aminopeptidase has translation MDKKISQELMLFIKKSPTAFHAIDNIKKTLLENGFEELLEGQVWQIETGKRYFVSRNNSSIIALNLGTDLSNYSFNVAASHSDSPTFKIKENAEIEIRGKYTQLNTEGYGGMLCSTWFDRPLSIAGRVLVRDGDRYLTKLINFDRDLVLIPNVAIHMNRAVNDGYAYNKQVDMLPLFGGSDSKVGDLNKLIAEKLNIDVENIYGSDLYLYNRMEPSIWGINEEFISCPQLDDLQCAYSSLQGFLKGYNAKSINVYACFDNEEVGSGTKQGAGSTFLQDVLKRVNNALGKSDEEYYRALASSFMLSADNAHAVHPNHPSKTDVNNCVYINEGVVVKSHAGQKYTSDAVSIAVFKGLCKNANVPVQFFANRSDVVGGSTLGNIAMAQVSMNGVDIGLPQLAMHSSYETAGIKDTYYMIKVMEEFFNSHIEETTAHELKVTK, from the coding sequence ATGGATAAAAAAATATCGCAGGAATTAATGTTATTTATAAAAAAAAGTCCTACTGCTTTTCATGCCATTGATAACATAAAAAAAACATTATTAGAAAATGGCTTTGAAGAATTATTAGAAGGACAAGTATGGCAGATTGAAACAGGTAAACGTTATTTTGTTTCTAGAAATAATTCTAGTATCATTGCTTTAAATTTAGGTACTGATTTAAGTAACTATAGCTTTAATGTTGCTGCTTCACATAGTGATTCACCAACTTTTAAAATCAAAGAAAATGCTGAAATTGAAATTAGAGGGAAATATACGCAACTAAATACCGAAGGTTATGGCGGAATGCTGTGTTCAACTTGGTTTGATCGGCCTTTATCAATTGCTGGACGTGTTTTAGTACGTGATGGCGATCGTTATCTTACTAAATTAATTAATTTTGATCGTGATTTAGTATTAATTCCTAACGTTGCAATTCATATGAATCGTGCTGTAAACGATGGTTATGCATATAATAAACAAGTAGACATGTTGCCATTATTTGGTGGTAGTGATAGCAAAGTAGGAGATTTAAATAAATTAATAGCTGAAAAATTAAATATTGATGTTGAAAATATTTATGGTAGTGACTTATATTTATATAACCGTATGGAGCCATCTATATGGGGGATAAATGAAGAGTTTATTTCTTGTCCACAATTAGATGATTTACAATGTGCTTATAGTAGTTTACAAGGATTTTTAAAAGGATATAATGCTAAATCAATTAATGTATATGCATGTTTTGATAATGAAGAAGTTGGTTCGGGAACAAAACAAGGAGCAGGTTCTACGTTTTTACAAGATGTTTTAAAACGTGTAAACAATGCGTTAGGTAAAAGTGATGAAGAATATTATCGTGCTTTAGCTTCAAGTTTTATGTTAAGTGCTGATAATGCTCATGCAGTTCATCCAAATCATCCAAGTAAAACAGATGTCAATAATTGTGTATATATAAACGAAGGTGTTGTTGTTAAATCACACGCTGGGCAAAAGTATACAAGTGATGCTGTAAGTATTGCTGTTTTTAAAGGGTTATGTAAAAATGCTAATGTGCCAGTACAATTTTTTGCAAATCGATCTGACGTAGTAGGTGGCAGTACTTTAGGAAATATTGCAATGGCTCAAGTTTCAATGAATGGGGTTGATATTGGTTTACCACAACTTGCAATGCATTCATCTTATGAAACGGCAGGAATTAAAGATACATATTATATGATCAAAGTAATGGAAGAATTTTTTAATAGTCATATTGAAGAAACAACTGCACATGAATTAAAGGTTACTAAGTAA
- the xseB gene encoding exodeoxyribonuclease VII small subunit, with protein MENITFEQAMNRLEEIVSALENNQISLEKSVELFQEGIQLTKLCNDKLEGIENKVAKILVDGKLEDLNLEE; from the coding sequence ATGGAAAATATTACTTTTGAACAGGCGATGAATCGCCTTGAAGAAATTGTAAGTGCATTAGAAAACAATCAAATATCATTAGAAAAAAGCGTTGAATTATTTCAAGAAGGCATTCAATTAACTAAACTTTGCAATGATAAATTAGAAGGAATCGAAAACAAAGTGGCAAAAATATTAGTCGATGGTAAATTAGAAGACTTAAATCTTGAGGAATAA
- the xseA gene encoding exodeoxyribonuclease VII large subunit, translating to MEKRYLTVSALNRYLKAKIDSDEQLQKILIKGEVSNFKHHSSGHLYFTLKDETSRINAVMFASKARKLPFELENGMKVLIQASVSVYDVAGTYQLYVDNIEQDGLGNLYLRYEQLKKTLALEGLFDQEHKQEIPKFPSKIAVLSAYPSAALADIVRTIKLRFPVVRVIVFPIPVQGKGAYLHIIKTLNYVDSLGFNTIIIARGGGSLEDLWNFNEEALARAIYNCKTPIISGVGHEIDYTICDFVADYRCATPTAAGIKATPDLVELKQNVNNINYTLNTLMKQKITLNKQMLNKLNSFYLFKNPNKLFEDKKVKIDYLSERLKDIFTYNLNFQSNNAKNLIQTFNHQANLFTLEQKNHLNLINQTMEQLMKQKIKYEKEKLYYTLSKLNTLSPLKVLERGFAIVLKEDNVVLTANELKTGDKIKIKMKDGSKNAIIE from the coding sequence ATGGAAAAACGATATTTAACGGTTAGCGCACTAAATCGTTATTTAAAAGCTAAAATAGATAGCGATGAACAGTTACAAAAGATTTTAATTAAAGGTGAAGTTTCAAATTTTAAACACCATAGTTCTGGGCATCTTTATTTCACATTAAAAGATGAAACGTCTAGAATCAATGCAGTTATGTTTGCTTCAAAAGCACGAAAATTGCCATTTGAATTAGAAAATGGTATGAAAGTTTTGATTCAAGCAAGTGTTTCTGTATATGATGTAGCTGGAACATATCAATTATATGTTGATAATATTGAACAAGATGGTTTAGGTAATTTATATTTACGATATGAACAACTAAAAAAAACATTAGCTTTAGAAGGTCTATTTGATCAAGAACATAAACAGGAAATTCCTAAATTTCCTAGCAAAATTGCTGTTTTATCAGCTTATCCAAGTGCAGCGTTAGCAGATATTGTAAGAACGATTAAATTAAGATTTCCAGTTGTTCGAGTTATTGTTTTTCCCATTCCAGTTCAAGGAAAAGGAGCATATTTACATATAATTAAAACCTTGAATTACGTTGATAGTTTAGGTTTCAATACTATTATTATAGCCCGCGGTGGAGGCTCTTTAGAAGATTTATGGAATTTTAATGAGGAAGCTTTAGCTAGAGCTATTTATAATTGTAAAACACCAATTATTAGTGGCGTTGGTCATGAAATTGATTATACGATTTGTGATTTTGTTGCTGATTATCGTTGTGCAACACCAACTGCTGCTGGAATTAAAGCAACACCTGATTTAGTTGAATTAAAACAGAATGTAAATAATATTAATTATACATTGAATACATTAATGAAACAAAAAATAACTTTAAATAAACAGATGTTGAATAAATTAAATTCATTTTATTTATTTAAAAATCCAAATAAGTTATTTGAAGATAAAAAAGTTAAAATAGATTATTTGTCTGAACGATTAAAAGATATTTTTACTTATAATTTGAATTTTCAAAGCAATAATGCTAAAAATTTGATTCAAACTTTTAATCATCAAGCAAATTTATTTACGCTTGAACAAAAAAATCATTTAAATTTAATTAATCAGACAATGGAACAATTAATGAAACAAAAAATAAAATACGAAAAAGAAAAACTATATTATACATTATCTAAATTAAATACACTTTCACCATTAAAAGTATTAGAACGCGGATTTGCAATTGTCTTAAAAGAAGATAATGTTGTTTTAACTGCAAATGAATTAAAAACAGGTGATAAAATTAAAATAAAAATGAAAGATGGTAGTAAAAACGCCATTATTGAATAG
- the nusB gene encoding transcription antitermination factor NusB → MKKYRKKLIREKAVIAIYQKLLIDITTEEVYNYLDSDKELANDKDDYDYCVMLISSIANNLEKYKAEVAKHLKKGWSLERLSKMELAILLVGCYELLETDQSKEVIINEAVELSKKYCDDDVYKFVNGVLNKIK, encoded by the coding sequence ATGAAGAAATATAGAAAAAAATTAATTAGAGAAAAAGCAGTTATTGCAATTTACCAAAAATTACTTATAGATATAACAACAGAAGAAGTTTATAATTACTTAGATAGTGATAAAGAACTAGCAAATGATAAAGATGATTATGATTATTGTGTTATGTTAATTAGTAGCATTGCTAATAATCTTGAAAAGTATAAAGCTGAAGTTGCAAAACATTTAAAAAAAGGATGGTCACTTGAACGATTATCAAAAATGGAACTTGCAATTCTTTTAGTTGGATGTTATGAATTATTAGAAACGGACCAAAGTAAAGAAGTTATTATTAATGAAGCAGTTGAATTATCTAAAAAATATTGTGATGATGATGTTTATAAATTTGTAAATGGAGTATTAAATAAAATTAAGTAA
- a CDS encoding prepilin-type N-terminal cleavage/methylation domain-containing protein, which yields MLINRGFTLIEVIFSISVIIILSLFTLRYARLSPVHLSIKQQCNQVISLLQDAKTQALLNHQKIDIIIENNQISYNDGNQHVLKLDENYYFENSFELYFNKNGNINSGNTLKLCDKNTCKSIIFNVGSGVFYVKE from the coding sequence ATGCTAATTAATCGTGGTTTTACACTAATTGAAGTTATTTTTTCAATTAGTGTAATTATTATTCTTAGTTTATTTACATTAAGGTATGCACGCTTATCACCTGTACATTTATCAATTAAACAACAGTGTAATCAGGTTATTTCTTTATTGCAGGATGCTAAAACTCAAGCACTGTTAAATCATCAAAAAATAGATATCATCATTGAAAATAATCAAATAAGCTATAATGATGGCAATCAGCATGTTCTAAAATTAGATGAGAATTATTATTTTGAAAATAGCTTTGAGCTCTATTTTAATAAAAATGGTAATATCAATTCTGGAAATACTTTAAAATTATGCGATAAAAATACTTGTAAAAGTATTATATTTAATGTTGGAAGTGGGGTTTTTTATGTTAAAGAGTAA